From a region of the bacterium genome:
- a CDS encoding flagellar biosynthetic protein FliO, with protein sequence MVKKKLLFIGLILILSTIESTVLSQPAEFNESEKIIDSAKDVVKETPQKEKYDVNLFVLMGKTVVSLVIIAALIYFVLRFFLKGQRWLTRQQEFIQTIATHFLAPNKYIQIVEIGNKLLVLGISEHNINLLTEIEDKEVIDLIKTQVSRAEDKLQLSFIQHLKKRLMKPQLEQTDYEEKLKFLNKQREKLKSLEL encoded by the coding sequence ATGGTGAAGAAAAAACTTTTATTCATTGGGTTGATTTTAATTTTATCTACTATTGAATCAACGGTATTGTCACAGCCAGCAGAATTCAACGAAAGCGAGAAGATAATTGATTCTGCAAAAGATGTGGTTAAAGAAACTCCCCAAAAGGAAAAATACGATGTTAATCTGTTTGTTCTGATGGGGAAGACAGTTGTTTCACTCGTAATTATTGCGGCACTTATTTATTTTGTCCTTCGTTTCTTCCTCAAAGGACAAAGATGGCTTACTCGGCAACAAGAATTTATTCAAACCATCGCCACTCACTTTTTAGCCCCTAATAAATATATTCAGATAGTAGAAATCGGAAATAAATTATTAGTTTTAGGCATCAGTGAACATAATATTAATTTATTAACGGAGATAGAGGATAAGGAAGTCATAGACCTTATTAAAACACAAGTAAGTAGAGCGGAAGATAAACTACAACTATCCTTTATTCAACATCTGAAAAAAAGGCTTATGAAACCACAGTTAGAACAAACAGATTACGAGGAAAAACTTAAATTTTTGAATAAACAAAGAGAAAAACTGAAAAGTTTAGAATTATAG
- a CDS encoding 6-hydroxymethylpterin diphosphokinase MptE-like protein — MDYFDLNMELLRKRQPLLAKRLEEVIPAQNIDVTSLSATPIIDPKINLSYINTLAVLGFGMGTHVRELVERTQEKTLVLVVDPDIATFKALLKIIDLTPILKRPNVKLAIGEFAPYAVRSRIDNYYKINTIPDITVAEHKPSLAKNPLYYEEVKTLLEEATVVGRQNLATLAENATLWQNQILINLPIIIKCPGLRTLYGRFQNMPVIIVAAGPSLDKNVMHLKEAKDKAVIICVDTALRTLFNHNIKPDLVITIDATAKNYNYYLKDLDISDIYLIAGPAVYPETFLSAISKIFVSSFGHPLLDWIETFIGVKGTIKLGGSVSTAAFDLARRGAANPIIFIGQDLGFPDDKVYTSGVKKERFEEAEKIWPTVEFMWVEDVYGGKVKTVQGMWTWIKWFEHQISEMPQTLCIDATEGGAKIPGTKILTLKETIEKYCQKSINIDQILQQAYNSYVLPDMNNLLNEMERIIKDWKKVQFIGKEGTALANRLLETIADNHIDKKAMKMFKELGILYHRIIENHRGFMRLSSWNLESLLFRMERFSLSTDPVVKATACKNFFEEISTYCQETVISLTSVQEKLFQIQSERKNNA, encoded by the coding sequence ATGGATTACTTCGACTTAAATATGGAATTATTGAGAAAAAGACAACCGCTGTTAGCAAAACGATTAGAAGAAGTAATTCCTGCTCAAAATATTGATGTTACCTCTTTATCGGCTACACCAATTATTGACCCGAAGATTAATTTGAGTTATATTAATACCCTGGCGGTGTTAGGGTTTGGAATGGGGACTCATGTCCGCGAACTGGTAGAACGGACTCAGGAAAAAACACTTGTATTGGTAGTTGACCCGGATATAGCAACATTCAAGGCATTACTTAAAATAATAGACCTGACTCCTATCTTAAAAAGACCAAATGTTAAACTTGCCATTGGAGAATTTGCTCCGTATGCAGTGCGTTCTCGAATAGATAATTACTATAAAATAAATACCATTCCTGATATAACCGTTGCTGAACATAAACCCTCACTTGCCAAAAATCCTCTTTATTATGAAGAAGTAAAAACTTTACTCGAAGAAGCAACTGTTGTCGGGCGTCAAAATTTAGCCACACTTGCAGAAAATGCAACACTCTGGCAAAACCAGATTTTAATCAATCTTCCAATCATTATAAAATGTCCTGGATTAAGAACATTATATGGGAGATTTCAAAATATGCCGGTAATTATAGTTGCCGCAGGACCTTCACTTGATAAAAATGTCATGCATTTAAAAGAGGCTAAAGATAAAGCGGTAATTATATGTGTAGATACTGCATTAAGAACCTTATTTAATCATAATATTAAACCAGATCTGGTAATTACGATTGATGCTACGGCAAAAAATTATAATTATTATTTAAAAGATTTAGATATATCCGATATATATTTAATTGCCGGGCCTGCTGTTTATCCTGAAACATTTTTATCTGCTATTTCAAAGATATTTGTAAGTAGTTTTGGACACCCATTATTGGATTGGATTGAAACATTCATCGGGGTTAAAGGAACAATTAAACTGGGTGGCTCTGTGTCAACCGCGGCTTTTGACCTGGCGCGAAGAGGTGCGGCTAACCCAATTATTTTTATTGGTCAGGACTTAGGATTCCCGGATGATAAAGTATATACTTCTGGCGTGAAAAAAGAACGATTTGAAGAAGCAGAAAAAATATGGCCAACAGTCGAGTTTATGTGGGTGGAAGATGTTTATGGCGGTAAAGTGAAGACAGTTCAAGGTATGTGGACATGGATTAAGTGGTTTGAACATCAGATAAGTGAAATGCCCCAGACACTCTGTATTGATGCCACTGAAGGGGGAGCAAAAATACCAGGAACGAAAATCCTTACCTTAAAAGAAACCATTGAGAAATATTGTCAAAAATCAATCAATATTGACCAAATCCTGCAACAGGCTTATAACTCTTATGTTTTGCCGGATATGAATAACCTTTTAAATGAAATGGAAAGAATAATAAAGGATTGGAAAAAGGTTCAATTTATTGGTAAAGAAGGCACTGCGTTAGCCAATAGACTACTCGAAACAATAGCAGATAATCACATTGATAAAAAAGCAATGAAGATGTTCAAAGAACTTGGAATTTTATATCATCGGATAATTGAAAATCATCGAGGGTTTATGAGACTTAGTAGCTGGAATTTAGAATCCTTATTATTTCGCATGGAAAGGTTTAGTTTAAGCACAGACCCTGTAGTAAAAGCCACAGCCTGTAAAAATTTCTTTGAGGAAATATCAACTTATTGTCAGGAAACTGTTATCTCATTAACCTCAGTTCAAGAGAAGTTATTCCAAATACAATCTGAAAGAAAAAACAATGCTTGA
- a CDS encoding class I SAM-dependent methyltransferase — translation MLEKRSCLLCKSGDYKVVKALNGCNFKECLNCGFIYLDPQPDENAIQEFYPKEYFNSQHPQGYHDFIARKDDIINYRLKPIMELVNLLCSGKGKLLEVGCALGYFLELAQASGWEAQGIELSPWASAYAQEETKVKVSSGKLEDIKFPDSYFDVIVMIELIEHTQNPLLFLKEVERILKPDGMILLTTPNSKSIHHKIWKRKFQEMLFVPEEHLFLFSIPTIKRLLELSDLKPIHLETKTYLRRYYDYKIPQGWGRQIRGLCRRLMLKSINNLNLGEMLLVAARKKETIGNIG, via the coding sequence ATGCTTGAAAAAAGAAGTTGTCTCCTCTGTAAATCTGGAGATTATAAAGTAGTAAAAGCCCTGAATGGGTGTAATTTTAAAGAATGTCTAAATTGTGGGTTTATTTATCTTGACCCTCAGCCAGATGAAAATGCCATTCAGGAATTTTACCCAAAAGAGTATTTTAATTCACAACATCCACAAGGCTATCATGACTTTATCGCCAGAAAAGACGATATTATAAATTATAGACTTAAACCGATAATGGAATTAGTCAATTTATTATGTTCGGGGAAGGGGAAATTACTTGAGGTCGGGTGTGCGTTAGGATATTTTCTGGAATTAGCTCAGGCCTCGGGTTGGGAAGCTCAAGGCATAGAATTATCACCCTGGGCATCCGCCTATGCTCAGGAAGAGACAAAGGTTAAAGTCTCAAGTGGAAAACTTGAAGATATTAAATTTCCTGATTCATATTTTGATGTAATCGTGATGATAGAATTAATAGAACATACTCAAAACCCCCTCCTGTTTTTAAAAGAAGTGGAAAGAATACTAAAGCCTGATGGTATGATTCTTCTAACTACACCTAATTCAAAAAGTATTCATCATAAAATCTGGAAAAGGAAATTTCAAGAGATGCTTTTTGTCCCAGAAGAACATCTATTTTTATTCTCAATACCGACGATTAAACGACTATTAGAATTAAGTGACTTGAAACCAATACACTTAGAAACAAAAACCTATTTAAGACGATACTATGATTACAAAATTCCTCAAGGATGGGGACGACAAATAAGAGGACTATGTAGAAGATTGATGTTGAAATCAATTAATAACTTGAATTTAGGTGAGATGCTACTCGTAGCCGCAAGGAAGAAAGAGACAATCGGTAATATTGGTTAG
- the plsY gene encoding glycerol-3-phosphate 1-O-acyltransferase PlsY, which produces MYVEIILVIIFSYLIGAIPTAYIIGRIFGKVDIRTVGSGNVGASNVYRIVGKTAGISVLIIDILKGFLPVCLVNLLAFATIYQIMAGLGAIIGHIWTVFLKFKGGKGVATGLGVFLGLTPIPVLIALLVFLLVVAISRYISIGSIIAAIFIPVLLLFFKEEPEIIIFALVVSLLIVIRHIPNIKRLITGQEHKFDIKKS; this is translated from the coding sequence ATTTATGTGGAAATTATATTAGTCATCATTTTCAGCTATTTAATCGGGGCAATTCCTACCGCATACATTATTGGCAGAATTTTTGGGAAGGTAGATATAAGAACTGTTGGAAGTGGAAATGTTGGTGCAAGTAATGTTTATAGAATAGTGGGAAAAACCGCAGGCATAAGTGTTTTAATCATTGATATTCTGAAAGGATTTCTACCGGTTTGTCTCGTTAATTTATTAGCATTCGCTACGATATACCAGATTATGGCTGGTTTAGGGGCGATTATTGGACATATCTGGACAGTTTTCCTTAAATTTAAAGGGGGAAAAGGAGTCGCCACAGGATTAGGAGTATTTCTGGGGTTGACACCTATCCCTGTGCTGATTGCCTTGTTAGTATTTCTATTAGTTGTGGCTATATCAAGATATATTTCTATAGGTTCAATTATAGCCGCGATATTTATCCCGGTGTTGCTTTTATTTTTTAAAGAGGAGCCAGAAATAATAATTTTTGCTCTGGTAGTTTCCTTGCTCATTGTGATAAGGCATATACCTAATATTAAAAGACTTATAACTGGTCAGGAACATAAATTTGATATTAAAAAATCTTAA